The following proteins come from a genomic window of Montipora foliosa isolate CH-2021 chromosome 2, ASM3666993v2, whole genome shotgun sequence:
- the LOC137991839 gene encoding uncharacterized protein — translation MPPKVDAKTLAGKMENVVTIFYELIEEFEIIFSVRPELKPLEAAFNQVETRYRFIKKQQETILDRLVDEGITAEEEPLLTTKKLGDKVKADFLQIALKFAAYQKERDSTETSSKDSETLKTLTASMSSMTSAVTKMADTLRSKPNTSGLQRLPVPTWDGSRRSYATWRKEFNHWMKKYDQDKDEQLQRFRNALPRGSWWSDQVKTCKTIDSAWNILDTEFADKRKLMDELLLEINSLKPVKRDSRSFTHFATTISSYANDMEDNGCPVLESSEAPFLMSQLLSKLDPNDNSHFGREMKREGKEETVSNLITWLHVEASVPSRGKNNTLSEDRNESRRYRTPRKTENNAASGEEPDDDTCPLNCKTKHHLAACPVFQELAISQRWEIVKQHWRCRKCLRKHHTSNCRKPDGSTCDKCRKNHHRSLHNEKIGETSSSPNPRASSFQSQCQAPSSTSNGNIQENAVHHKEKLKLMTGLCPVQKVGVMNGNGEFVEVLAMLDSGSNTSLLSKNAARRLGLSGSATHLTMNLAGGKKKSEASQIIDITVASPADEDIKKTLQVYTVTRPCSKAKTLSKELVRHYPHLKHVCDKLHLSGGAIDLLVGTDFVEAFIDIHTVSGEPGEPVAKRNCFGWYVMGQFEKNNSTTSEIQSVEIRTANVVDDIKELLHQDLLGVKPTNLCTCSENEIRESKFVKSLAASTTLVDGRIQVKMPWTEAGPPKQSNYGIALKRLFSTERSFQKKGCLDVVNEEVQKLLEQDYVIQVSPDQIDHSKPEWYSPLQAVLTPERTTKVRLVFDSSSKGHDGLSLNDYLEKGPNYINSLLDVLAAWRWNEVAFIGDIRKMFNQILVHPDDQVFHRFLWRSKISNSPTVYQWLRLNFGDKPAPDIATNAINTLAKISQAEFPEASKELQDHMYVDDIGSSKATTTEAKQVISDIDAILKKGHFQIKAWHSNRAEIDQSNGERWADLLGLRWDKQTDKFSLKRNKLDQMDLLTKRRCLGLIGQLWDPIGLVMPVAIKFRIDLQDLWHSGYNLDETLPTAVKSKWMENLQAMNHLLTVEFDRKLKRSHEIGVPQIHGFCDGGEKAYGAVIFLRWELKNGSYKCVPVFVKSFVAPLKRKTIPRLELMGCLTLAKIYETCRKSLQFANIQDSKRIFWVETVGVEDFRYIRSKFNPADILTRGIEPSQLEDWIKGPSFLQLPEGQWPKFEAKAPIEPTAKAGVLMEVKIEKTKTPMQHEAAIAEFQTKVDLDKSEEDTNPVFHQLLNTCSTFSKIRRTLAYVRRFIQNARKKNVKTGSITVQELQGSEKQLFKWSQAHLDPSVIDKKLTPKLDENGLLRAHGRLEDVRSLPQELRNPIILPRGHPLVILLLRDLHERRGYCGYKSLINEARRKYWIIGIRGMSKALTTKCITCRKLRKKPLEQLMGQIPSLRVAVGTPPFFNTAMDMFGPLHIKLNRKTLKEAQVIIFTCMTTRAVHLELVTDKTSDAFLMAFRRFASLRGHPCICWSDCGTNFVGAQGYLKEIMQSWNVPKIEGVLSEDFSCDFKWKWIPLMPVIKMASWKPSSSQSDKV, via the coding sequence ATGCCGCCTAAAGTAGATGCAAAGACCCTCGCAGGGAAAATGGAAAACGTGGTAACGATCTTCTACGAATTAATAGAAGAATTTGAAATAATCTTTTCAGTGAGGCCAGAGTTAAAACCCTTAGAGGCAGCATTCAATCAAGTGGAGACAAGATACAGGTTCATCAAgaagcaacaagaaactattttaGACAGATTGGTTGATGAAGGTATTACCGCAGAGGAGGAACCATTGTTGACAACAAAGAAACTTGGAGACAAAGTAAAAGCTGATTTCCTTCAGATTGCCTTAAAATTTGCTGCCTACCAAAAGGAACGAGATTCCACGGAAACGTCTTCAAAAGACTCTGAAACTTTGAAGACCTTGACAGCTTCAATGTCATCCATGACATCGGCAGTGACGAAAATGGCGGACACCTTAAGGTCAAAACCAAACACTAGTGGGCTGCAACGATTACCGGTGCCAACATGGGACGGCAGTCGCAGATCCTATGCTACCTGGAGAAAAGAATTCAATCATTGGATGAAGAAATACGATCAAGATAAAGATGAACAACTGCAACGGTTCCGAAATGCATTGCCGAGAGGATCGTGGTGGTCTGACCAGGTAAAAACTTGCAAAACCATTGATAGCGCGTGGAATATATTGGACACAGAATTTGCAGACAAACGTAAACTAATGGACGAACTGCTCCTCGAAATAAATAGCCTAAAGCCCGTAAAACGAGACTCCAGGTCGTTCACGCACTTCGCCACGACAATATCATCCTACGCGAATGATATGGAAGATAATGGATGTCCGGTGTTGGAGTCTTCGGAAGCGCCATTTCTTATGTCTCAACTTTTGTCCAAGCTCGATCCGAACGATAATTCTCATTTTggaagagaaatgaaaagagAAGGTAAAGAGGAAACTGTCAGTAACCTCATCACCTGGTTGCACGTAGAAGCAAGTGTCCCCTCAAGGGGCAAGAATAACACCTTGTCTGAAGACAGAAACGAGAGTCGCCGATACAGGACCCCAAGAAAAACTGAGAACAATGCCGCAAGTGGCGAAGAACCCGATGATGACACCTGTCCACTTAACtgtaaaacaaaacatcacctcGCTGCCTGTCCTGTGTTCCAGGAGTTAGCTATCAGTCAGAGATGGGAGATTGTAAAGCAACATTGGCGATGTCGTAAATGTCTTAGAAAGCATCATACAAGCAACTGCAGGAAACCAGACGGTTCAACATGCGAcaaatgcagaaaaaatcaTCACCGATCTCTTCACAATGAAAAGATTGGTGAAACAAGCTCAAGTCCAAATCCAAGAGCATCTTCTTTCCAAAGTCAGTGCCAGGCCCCCTCGAGTACATCAAATGGTAACATCCAAGAAAATGCTGTTCATCACAAAGAAAAGTTAAAGCTCATGACTGGTTTGTGCCCTGTTCAAAAAGTTGGAGTCATGAACGGAAACGGAGAATTTGTTGAAGTCCTTGCGATGTTAGACTCTGGATCCAATACCAGTCTTCTCTCAAAGAATGCAGCCAGACGACTTGGGTTGAGTGGATCAGCAACACATCTGACCATGAATTTAGCTGGTGGgaagaagaaaagtgaagcaTCACAGATAATCGACATCACTGTTGCCTCACCTGCTGACGAGGATATTAAGAAGACCCTTCAAGTGTACACTGTTACAAGGCCCTGCAGTAAAGCAAAAACGCTTTCCAAAGAATTAGTGCGACACTACCCTCATCTCAAGCACGTTTGTGATAAACTCCACCTTTCGGGTGGCGCCATAGATCTCCTTGTCGGTACAGACTTTGTAGAAGCCTTCATTGATATCCACACAGTGTCCGGAGAGCCAGGGGAACCTGTTGCGAAACGAAACTGTTTTGGTTGGTACGTTATGGGACAGTTTGAAAAGAACAACTCTACTACTTCAGAAATTCAGTCGGTTGAAATCAGAACAGCAAATGTCGTAGACGACATCAAAGAACTTCTTCACCAAGATCTCCTTGGCGTCAAACCGACCAACCTTTGTACGTGTAGCGAAAACGAGATACGCGAAAGCAAGTTCGTTAAGTCCCTCGCAGCCTCAACTACCCTGGttgacggaagaatacaagttaAGATGCCCTGGACGGAAGCGGGCCCTCCCAAACAAAGTAACTATGGCATCGCACTGAAAAGGCTGTTTTCCACGGAGAGGTCATTCCAGAAAAAGGGGTGTCTCGATGTTGTCAATGAGGAAGTCCAAAAGCTTCTAGAGCAGGACTACGTGATTCAAGTCTCTCCTGACCAGATTGATCACAGCAAGCCTGAATGGTACTCACCCTTACAAGCCGTGTTAACACCGGAAAGAACAACAAAAGTTCGACTTGTCTTTGACTCATCTTCGAAAGGTCACGACGGTTTGTCCCTCAATGATTACCTAGAGAAAGGGCCAAACTACATCAACAGTCTCCTGGATGTTTTGGCAGCATGGAGATGGAACGAAGTAGCCTTTATCGGCGATATACGCAAAATGTTCAATCAAATCTTGGTTCATCCCGACGACCAGGTTTTTCACAGGTTCCTTTGGAGGAGTAAGATTAGCAACTCGCCAACAGTATACCAATGGCTCAGGTTGAACTTTGGAGATAAGCCAGCTCCCGACATAGCAACGAATGCCATCAACACACTAGCAAAGATATCTCAAGCCGAGTTCCCAGAAGCATCAAAAGAACTTCAAGATCATATGTACGTGGATGATATCGGAAGTTCCAAAGCAACTACAACGGAAGCAAAACAGGTTATCAGCGACATTGACGCCATTCTTAAGAAAGGTCATTTCCAGATAAAAGCTTGGCATTCAAACCGTGCGGAGATTGACCAGTCCAACGGCGAACGCTGGGCAGATCTTCTTGGTCTAAGATGGGATAAACAAACTGACAAGTTTTCCCTGAAAAGGAACAAACTCGACCAGATGGACCTTTTGACAAAGAGACGTTGCCTGGGTCTTATTGGACAATTGTGGGACCCAATCGGTCTTGTGATGCCGGTAGCTATAAAATTTAGGATCGACTTGCAGGACTTATGGCATTCAGGCTACAATTTGGACGAAACCTTACCTACAGCAGTCAAGAGCAAGTGGATGGAGAATTTGCAAGCCATGAATCACCTCTTAACAGTCGAATTCGATCGCAAGTTAAAACGAAGCCACGAGATTGGGGTACCACAAATTCATGGATTCTGTGATGGTGGCGAAAAAGCTTACGGAGCGGTCATTTTCCTCCGATGGGAGTTAAAGAACGGAAGTTACAAGTGCGTTCCTGTTTTCGTCAAGTCCTTCGTAGCCCCACTAAAGAGAAAAACGATCCCGAGACTGGAGCTCATGGGCTGTTTAACACTTGCAAAGATATATGAAACTTGCAGAAAGTCTCTACAGTTTGCGAACATCCAAGACAGCAAGAGGATCTTCTGGGTGGAAACTGTTGGGGTGGAAGACTTCCGATACATCAGGTCAAAGTTCAATCCAGCCGACATTCTCACTAGAGGAATAGAGCCATCACAGCTCGAAGACTGGATAAAGGGACCCTCTTTCCTGCAGTTACCCGAAGGACAATGGCCTAAATTTGAAGCTAAAGCCCCCATCGAACCTACAGCAAAAGCTGGTGTCTTGATGGAAGTGAAAATCGAGAAGACTAAAACGCCAATGCAACACGAAGCAGCCATAGCGGAATTTCAAACCAAAGTTGATCTGGATAAGTCTGAAGAAGATACTAACCCCGTTTTTCATCAACTGTTGAATACCTGTTCTACATTTTCAAAGATACGGAGAACACTCGCTTACGTTCGCCGATTCATTCAGAATGCGAGAAAAAAGAATGTTAAGACAGGTTCAATCACTGTTCAAGAATTGCAAGGCTCGGAGAAACAGCTATTCAAGTGGAGTCAGGCACACCTAGATCCCTCTGTCATTGACAAGAAATTAACTCCGAAGCTGGACGAAAACGGATTACTTCGAGCTCATGGACGACTCGAAGATGTCAGATCGCTGCCACAAGAATTAAGAAACCCAATTATCCTTCCACGCGGTCACCCTCTTGTCATCTTGCTATTACGTGACCTCCATGAAAGACGCGGATACTGTGGGTACAAAAGCCTAATTAACGAGGCAAGGAGAAAGTACTGGATCATTGGAATTCGTGGTATGTCCAAAGCACTCACAACAAAGTGCATTACTTGTAGGAAGCTCCGAAAGAAGCCATTGGAACAACTCATGGGACAAATCCCATCCTTGCGAGTTGCAGTAGGCACCCCGCCATTCTTCAACACCGCCATGGACATGTTTGGACCATTGCACATCAAGCTTAATCGTAAAACGCTCAAGGAGGCCCAAGTAATCATTTTCACCTGCATGACAACAAGAGCTGTCCACTTAGAACTTGTGACCGACAAAACATCTGACGCTTTCTTGATGGCATTCCGTCGTTTCGCGAGTTTGCGTGGTCACCCGTGCATTTGCTGGTCCGACTGCGGGACAAATTTTGTAGGCGCACAAGGATACTTAAAGGAAATAATGCAGAGTTGGAACGTGCCCAAGATTGAAGGTGTTCTATCTGAAGATTTCTCGTGCGATtttaaatggaaatggataCCCCTCATGCCAGTCATCAAAATGGCGTCGTGGAAACCCTCATCAAGTCAGTCAGACAAAGTCTGA